DNA sequence from the Archangium lipolyticum genome:
CACGCGCTGCAGGTGCGCGCTCGTGGGCGGCATGATGAGCATGTCGCCCATGCCCAGCAGGGCCTCGGCGCCCACCGTACCGAGAATCGTCATCGAGTCCGGCTTGGAGCGCAGCATGAAGCTGATGCGCGTGGGGAAGTTGGCCTTGATGATGCCGGTGACGACGTCCGTGGACGGGCGCTGCGTGGCCACCATCAGGTGGATGCCGGCCGCGCGAGCCATCTGCGCCAGGCGCGCCACGTACGTCTCCACCTCGCGGCTGGCCACCATCATCAGGTCCGCCAGCTCGTCGATGATGACGACGATGTAGGGCAGCTTCTTCCACTCCTTCTTCTCTTCCCGGGACGACTCCGAGTCCCCGGCGCCCTCGAGCGCGGCCTCCACGGCATCGGACATTCCGTCGTCGTCGTCCTCGCCCGCGGCCTCGGCGGCCACCGGGGCCTCCTCGGGCTCGGGCAGGGCCTCGCGCAGGTCCTCCATGTCATCCCTGGGCGCGGCGACCCCGGGGCCCGAGCTGGCGCTGGCCGGAGTGGACTCCTCGATGATGGCGTCCTCGGGCGTGGCCACGTCCACCACGACCACCTTCTTGGGCTTCTTCGGCGCGGCCTTCCTCGCGGACTCCTCGGCGGGCTTCGCGTTGGCCTTCTCCGCGTCCTGCGTCTCCACGAACTTGTTGAAGCCGGCGATGTTGCGCACGCCCGCCTCGGACAGCATCTGGTAGCGCCGCTCCATCTCCTCCACGGCCCAGCGCAGCGCGAGCGCCGCCTTCTTCGGGTCCGTCACCACCGGCAGCAGCAGGTGGGGGATGCCCTCGTACACGGAGAGCTCGAGCATCTTCGGGTCCACCATGATGAAGCGGACCTCCTCCGGCGTGGACTTCAGGAGGATGCTCATGATCATCGAGTTCACCGCCACGGACTTACCGGAGCCGGTGGTACCCGCGATGAGCAGGTGGGGCGCCTTGGCCAGGTCGAAGACGTACGGCATGCCCTCGATGTCCTTGCCCACGCACATGGTGAGCTTGCTGGCGGACTTCTGGAACACGTCCTGCTCGGCGATCTCCTTGAGGTAGACCGTCTCGCGGTCGCGGTTGGGCACCTCGATGCCGACCACGCCCTTGCCGGGGATGGGCGCCACGATGCGCACGCGCATGGCCTCCATGGCCATGGCCAGGTCGTCCTGGAGCGCGGCGATCTTGCTCACCTTGATGCCGGGCCCCGGGAGGAACTCGTACATGGTGACCACGGGGCCGGGGCGGATCTCCACCACCTCGCCGGAGATGCCGAAGTCCGCGAGCTTCGCGCGCAGCTTCTCCGCCGTGGTGAGGAAAGCCTCTTTGTCCAGCGCGGAGCGCTCCTTCTTCTCGATCTCCAGCACGTCCAGCGGGGGCAGCGAGAAGCTGGTGCGGCCGCCCACGAACTGGAACTGCTCCTGCTCCTTCTTCTTGGCGACGACGGCGGTGGGCTTGGGCGGGGCCTTGGGCTCCACGATGAGCGGCGTGCGCGCGGCCAGCGCCGAGGGCGAAGCTGGCACGAGCGCCGAGGGCGCGGCCGGGGCCACCTGCGCGGGCAGGGCGGGCACGACGGGCCGGGCGGCCACCACCTCGTCGGC
Encoded proteins:
- a CDS encoding DNA translocase FtsK, coding for MAERKARAEKTVLSRQDIATRRKALAEKKAKRGGGDAGPGQRALVGLFLMVASVLSLIAVATFDVKDRRGPGFQNAVGPMGHLVAEALRGMLGVWAYLLPLCGVYAAMVVFVGSRERRRWPQLVAFVLLTLSGAVLAQLFLGNQPGQAHPPGGFVGATLGGMLVGLFSTVGTVILVTSVCAAALIVGTQYTFLKLCSLAWAGATVVGRRIQENALSFWEQQKVNYKERQERLAQEKEEEAAFLAQLEEEEAELEEAERLAAEAEAADAEAMAEEAVRLARQEEKERAAAAKQAAREAREAGKKKPSDEPASTPVIVTPPAPSRPAPGADPVWASFLAPSGAANSVPNAPPPASAEAPRGKRGKMPNIVTGPAPAAELPEAAPADEVVAARPVVPALPAQVAPAAPSALVPASPSALAARTPLIVEPKAPPKPTAVVAKKKEQEQFQFVGGRTSFSLPPLDVLEIEKKERSALDKEAFLTTAEKLRAKLADFGISGEVVEIRPGPVVTMYEFLPGPGIKVSKIAALQDDLAMAMEAMRVRIVAPIPGKGVVGIEVPNRDRETVYLKEIAEQDVFQKSASKLTMCVGKDIEGMPYVFDLAKAPHLLIAGTTGSGKSVAVNSMIMSILLKSTPEEVRFIMVDPKMLELSVYEGIPHLLLPVVTDPKKAALALRWAVEEMERRYQMLSEAGVRNIAGFNKFVETQDAEKANAKPAEESARKAAPKKPKKVVVVDVATPEDAIIEESTPASASSGPGVAAPRDDMEDLREALPEPEEAPVAAEAAGEDDDDGMSDAVEAALEGAGDSESSREEKKEWKKLPYIVVIIDELADLMMVASREVETYVARLAQMARAAGIHLMVATQRPSTDVVTGIIKANFPTRISFMLRSKPDSMTILGTVGAEALLGMGDMLIMPPTSAHLQRVHGAFVSENEIKKAVDHLKSQGKPVYDESILKPRDEDSEGGGGEEDELSDELYDQALATVSEMRAVSISMLQRKMRIGYNRAARMIERMERDGVVGPADGAKPREVLIRGVGEMPGAGAA